From a single Arthrobacter sp. SLBN-112 genomic region:
- a CDS encoding hotdog fold thioesterase, whose amino-acid sequence MAEATLSGATHPILENDYASEWMGIEVLALSDGHATIRMTLRQEMLNGFGMAHGGMIFAFGDTAFALACNPIHPAPGEEGTITVASGVDINFLKPAFRGQVLTAVADRRSSAGRSGLYDIQIFAADAAAPAAETQPSSPGELIAEFRGRSRTIPKK is encoded by the coding sequence ATGGCTGAAGCAACACTTTCCGGGGCCACCCACCCCATCCTGGAAAACGACTATGCCTCCGAATGGATGGGAATCGAGGTCCTCGCCCTCAGCGACGGACACGCCACCATCCGGATGACCCTTCGGCAGGAAATGCTCAACGGATTCGGCATGGCCCACGGCGGAATGATCTTCGCCTTCGGGGACACCGCCTTCGCCCTCGCGTGCAACCCCATCCACCCCGCACCGGGCGAGGAAGGCACCATTACGGTGGCCTCCGGCGTCGACATCAACTTCCTCAAGCCCGCCTTCCGCGGCCAGGTGTTGACCGCCGTCGCCGACCGCCGCTCCAGTGCCGGGCGCAGCGGCCTGTACGACATCCAGATCTTTGCCGCCGACGCCGCCGCGCCGGCCGCCGAGACCCAACCCAGTTCTCCGGGCGAGCTCATCGCCGAGTTCCGCGGACGCAGCCGCACCATCCCCAAGAAGTAG
- the paaK gene encoding phenylacetate--CoA ligase PaaK, whose translation MTLHAPETAPAGTDAALDREETISRDELEALQLSRLQHTVAYAYDRVPLYKRKFDDAGIHPNDLRELSDLGNFPFTTKDDLREEYPFGMFAVPQAEVARIHASSGTTGRPTVVGYTKQDLADWAKLVARSLRASGVRPGMKVHNAYGYGLFTGGLGAHAGAEALGCTVIPISGGQTERQIQLIQDFKPDAILATPTYLLTIADAMAHMGIDPASTSLKYAVLGAEPWTEEMRHELEVTMNIKACDIYGLSEVMGPGVAGEAVETQDGSHIWEDHFRPEIIDAFNPVVGKENVLRDGEHGELVFTSLTKEALPIIRYRTKDLTRLLPGTARPAHRRMGRITGRSDDMIILRGVNVFPSQIEEIALRIPELSPHFQLELTRPEGQRMDQMTVMIERRDAVSVEQGTTAARTLKEQIKIHVGSSCTVNVVEPGSLERSNGKLRRIYDLRPKG comes from the coding sequence ATGACCCTGCATGCCCCCGAAACCGCACCTGCCGGCACCGACGCCGCCCTGGACCGCGAGGAAACCATCTCCCGGGATGAGCTCGAAGCCCTCCAGCTCAGCCGCCTGCAGCACACGGTGGCCTATGCGTATGACCGCGTGCCGCTGTACAAGCGCAAGTTCGACGACGCCGGGATCCACCCCAACGACCTGCGCGAACTCAGCGACCTGGGCAACTTCCCCTTCACCACCAAGGACGACCTGCGCGAGGAATACCCGTTCGGCATGTTCGCGGTTCCCCAGGCTGAAGTAGCCCGCATCCACGCCAGCTCGGGCACCACAGGCCGGCCCACCGTCGTCGGATACACCAAGCAGGACCTGGCGGACTGGGCCAAGCTGGTGGCCCGCAGCCTCCGCGCCTCCGGCGTCCGCCCCGGCATGAAGGTCCACAACGCCTACGGTTACGGCCTGTTCACCGGTGGGCTGGGTGCGCACGCCGGAGCCGAAGCCCTGGGCTGCACGGTCATCCCCATCTCCGGCGGCCAGACCGAGCGCCAGATCCAGCTGATCCAGGACTTCAAGCCGGACGCCATCCTGGCCACCCCCACGTACCTGCTGACCATCGCCGACGCCATGGCCCACATGGGGATCGACCCCGCCTCCACCTCCCTGAAATACGCCGTCCTGGGCGCCGAACCGTGGACCGAGGAGATGCGGCACGAGCTCGAGGTCACCATGAACATCAAGGCGTGCGACATCTACGGCCTTTCCGAAGTGATGGGCCCGGGCGTCGCCGGCGAAGCGGTGGAGACCCAGGACGGCAGCCACATCTGGGAGGACCACTTCCGTCCCGAGATTATTGACGCGTTCAACCCGGTGGTGGGCAAGGAAAACGTCCTGCGGGACGGCGAGCACGGCGAACTGGTGTTCACGTCGCTCACCAAGGAAGCCCTCCCCATCATCCGCTACCGCACCAAGGACCTCACCCGCCTGCTGCCCGGCACGGCCCGCCCCGCGCACCGCAGGATGGGACGCATCACCGGCCGCAGCGATGACATGATCATCCTCCGCGGCGTGAATGTCTTCCCGTCCCAAATCGAGGAGATCGCTCTGCGGATCCCCGAGCTCAGCCCGCACTTCCAGCTCGAACTGACCCGCCCCGAGGGCCAGCGGATGGACCAGATGACGGTCATGATCGAGCGCCGGGACGCGGTGAGCGTTGAGCAGGGCACGACGGCGGCACGCACCTTGAAGGAGCAGATCAAGATCCACGTGGGTTCTTCGTGCACAGTGAATGTTGTGGAGCCGGGTTCCCTCGAGCGGTCCAACGGCAAGCTGCGCCGCATCTACGACCTGCGCCCCAAAGGGTAG
- a CDS encoding TetR/AcrR family transcriptional regulator: MPSTTETTSNAVNGTAKRGRPGYDQQSVLRIAVDVFNRHGYDATSMGILAENLGISKSAIYHHVPSKGDLLKLALDHALGGLESILEQPQATSGAADARLEFVLRQTVAVLVDRLPFVTLLLRLRGNTEIERDALERRRAFDHRVAALISAARDEGSLRQDIDPRTVSRLLFGMINSIVEWYKPGGSLSPQRLADDVITMAFDGLHADA, from the coding sequence ATGCCCAGCACCACTGAGACCACCAGCAACGCCGTTAACGGCACCGCCAAGCGGGGCCGCCCCGGCTACGACCAACAGTCGGTGCTGCGCATCGCCGTCGACGTCTTCAACCGCCACGGCTACGACGCGACGTCCATGGGCATCCTGGCCGAGAACCTGGGCATTTCGAAGTCGGCCATCTACCACCACGTGCCGTCCAAGGGCGATCTCCTCAAGCTCGCCCTGGACCACGCACTGGGCGGCCTCGAGTCCATCCTGGAGCAGCCCCAGGCAACCTCGGGAGCGGCCGATGCGCGGCTGGAGTTCGTGCTGCGGCAGACGGTGGCTGTGCTGGTTGACCGCCTGCCCTTTGTCACGCTGCTCCTGCGCCTCCGCGGCAATACCGAGATCGAGCGCGACGCGCTGGAACGGCGGCGCGCCTTCGACCACAGGGTGGCAGCCCTGATTTCCGCCGCCCGCGACGAAGGCTCGCTCCGCCAGGACATCGACCCACGGACGGTCTCGCGGCTCCTGTTCGGCATGATCAACTCCATTGTCGAGTGGTACAAGCCGGGCGGCTCCCTGTCGCCGCAGCGCCTGGCCGACGACGTCATCACCATGGCGTTCGACGGCCTGCACGCGGACGCATAG
- a CDS encoding S1C family serine protease, translating into MSQASDPQRSRRLRPVLGAGALAAALALSGCTGTPSPPAPSGTSSSPASSSNAANPVPAPSSPGSTAPAEGGSGTAAGNLPQLVENLSPSVVTIFTEGGLGSGVVYSADGLILTNEHVIRGATSVEVGFADGQRVEGTVKASDAVTDLALVQAKRTGLPKPTYQSDLPKVGEGALVLGSPLGFENTATAGIISGLHRSIPGSASNSLSLVDLIQTDAPISPGNSGGAVINMRGEVIGISEAYIPPSAGAVSLGFAIPAATAVDVAEELLANGTAKHAYLGLTPGELTAQIADQLGIQEGAGVVVLAADSDGPAGRAGIRPGDVLQSMEGVELTTPEKLLAELRKRNPGDTVGFKVKRGDQSLDIKVDLTDRPASTTTR; encoded by the coding sequence ATGAGCCAGGCGAGCGATCCGCAGCGTTCACGCCGCCTCCGGCCAGTCCTCGGCGCCGGCGCCCTCGCCGCAGCGCTGGCGCTCAGCGGCTGCACCGGCACGCCAAGTCCCCCGGCCCCCAGCGGCACCTCCTCCAGCCCGGCGTCGTCGTCGAACGCCGCCAACCCCGTTCCAGCACCCTCCTCGCCCGGATCCACAGCACCGGCGGAAGGCGGCTCCGGGACAGCGGCGGGCAACCTGCCGCAGCTCGTGGAGAACCTCTCGCCGTCCGTCGTCACCATCTTCACGGAGGGCGGCCTGGGCAGCGGGGTGGTGTACTCGGCGGACGGACTGATCCTGACCAACGAGCACGTGATCCGCGGCGCCACCAGCGTTGAGGTGGGGTTCGCCGACGGGCAGCGGGTGGAAGGGACGGTGAAGGCCAGCGACGCCGTGACGGACCTTGCCTTGGTGCAGGCCAAGCGCACCGGCCTGCCGAAACCCACCTATCAAAGCGACCTGCCGAAGGTGGGCGAAGGCGCCCTGGTCCTGGGCTCACCCCTTGGCTTTGAAAACACGGCCACCGCCGGCATCATCTCCGGCCTCCACCGCTCCATCCCGGGCTCCGCGTCGAACAGCCTCTCGCTCGTGGACCTCATCCAGACAGACGCGCCCATCAGCCCCGGCAACTCCGGTGGCGCGGTGATCAATATGCGCGGTGAGGTGATCGGCATCAGTGAGGCCTACATCCCGCCGTCGGCCGGGGCCGTGTCGCTCGGCTTCGCGATTCCGGCCGCCACGGCGGTGGACGTCGCTGAGGAGCTGCTGGCCAACGGCACCGCCAAGCACGCGTACCTGGGCCTCACTCCGGGCGAACTCACGGCGCAGATCGCCGACCAGCTGGGAATCCAGGAAGGGGCCGGCGTCGTGGTGCTCGCCGCGGACAGTGACGGCCCTGCCGGTCGCGCCGGGATCCGTCCGGGCGACGTCCTGCAGTCCATGGAGGGTGTGGAGCTCACCACGCCGGAGAAGCTCCTGGCGGAACTGCGCAAGCGCAACCCCGGCGACACCGTAGGCTTCAAGGTCAAGCGCGGCGATCAAAGTTTGGATATCAAGGTGGACCTTACCGACCGGCCCGCCAGCACAACCACCCGATAG
- a CDS encoding VOC family protein, which produces MTLRLNTATTILPVDDAARARAFYTEKLGLPHRGKAEDGSELLGADGGPMLQLMPVADGKHSEHTALSFEVSDIEATVRDMEARGVMFQDYDLPTLRTENHICTTESEKCAWFMDTEHNILCVHQNLGGKLEYQV; this is translated from the coding sequence ATGACCCTTAGATTGAACACAGCCACAACCATCCTGCCGGTCGACGATGCAGCCCGCGCCCGCGCTTTCTACACCGAAAAGCTCGGACTCCCGCACCGCGGCAAGGCGGAGGACGGCAGCGAATTACTCGGCGCCGACGGCGGCCCCATGCTGCAGCTGATGCCCGTGGCGGACGGCAAGCATTCCGAGCACACGGCCTTGAGCTTTGAAGTTTCGGACATCGAGGCAACTGTCCGGGACATGGAAGCCAGGGGCGTGATGTTCCAGGACTACGACCTGCCCACGCTGCGGACGGAAAACCATATCTGCACCACGGAGTCGGAGAAGTGCGCGTGGTTCATGGATACGGAGCACAACATCCTGTGCGTCCACCAGAACCTCGGCGGCAAGCTCGAGTACCAGGTCTAG